A segment of the Lolium perenne isolate Kyuss_39 chromosome 3, Kyuss_2.0, whole genome shotgun sequence genome:
ACCCACACGTCCGTCTTGCCGTTCCTGTCGAGGGCGACGCCGAGCCTCCCGTGCACCACCGTCAGCGCGACGCCAGGTTTCGTGGTCACCGGAAGGGGCGAGGCGTGGAGGCACTCGTCCCCGAGGTCCAGCGACACCACCTTCCCGGCGTCCCCGTCATTCGCCAGCCAGTAGGTCGTGCCGTCTACGCTGACGACGCCGCCGCTCCCCAGGCTGCCGATTGCGCGGCCGGCAGCGGCAAGTTCCGCCACGACGCCTCCCCCAGCGTGAACACCTGcaccgcgatcggctccgacgccAGATCCACGTGCACGATCTTGTACCGCCCCGTGATCGGGTGGTAACCAAAGCTGTACGCCTCATGCCAGCGGCGCACCGACGGCGCGGGCTGCCCCTGTCCGGATCCGGACGAGTAGTGATAGCGCGCCGGCAGCGGCGGGACGACCAGCTGCTCTTCGGTGATCGGGTTGAGCAGGGAGACGCGGCCGCCGAGCTTCCCGTCGTTGCAGAAGCAGATGAGGCCGTTGCATGTGCCCACCACGTGCACATCCTCGTCACTCGTCCACAGCTTTATGCCGCGCCATCCCGAGCTGTCATCGTCGACGACGTACCCGGACGCCGTGGTCTTCCCCGTCCCCGTGTTCTCCACGGCCGAGACGAGCGTCGCGACGTGGCGGAGCTGCATCTCCGTAGTGCGGCTGTCCACGGCGCCACGCCAGTGCCGGCAGACCAGCCGGGCCCGCCGACGGGAGCTCGGCGGGAGCCGCATGAGGATATCCACCAGGACGTCCGTGCCGAAGTCATAGCTCTTGTTACCAGCCATCGGCGCCGTCATCGCCTCATCTGCTGCCCCTTTATATCGCCGGACGTACGTGTCTATTTGGATTTGGATCGTCTGTTGGTTTGTTTCCATTTTATTAGCCCTTGTACATGGAATTATTTTCCAGTAGTTAAACACCGAAGATCACGGAATGGCACAACAATCTGCCCCGAAATATCTGCCTAGACCTAGAAAAATCAGTTGGGTTTGAGGAATTGGGGTTAGGCGTTAGTGTTTCGGTAACAGAACCAACATGCGATCAGCACATGCACGCGCGTCCGTGATTCACCCTGGCATGTACAACGGCAGCGCCATCACCGTGGGGCCGTACCAGCCCTATcaccgtttgcgtccgccggtCAGAAAAATATGTCtggtaccacctccagcggggcgacgtaaAGTAACCGGGTCGTCCGCAGCAACGCAAACCTGGTTTAAATATgtgcctcggatgcgtctctgcgggcgcaaagtgtccgctcgcgtccgtT
Coding sequences within it:
- the LOC127340023 gene encoding uncharacterized protein is translated as MTAPMAGNKSYDFGTDVLVDILMRLPPSSRRRARLVCRHWRGAVDSRTTEMQLRHVATLVSAVENTGTGKTTASGYVVDDDSSGWRGIKLWTSDEDVHVVGTCNGLICFCNDGKLGGRVSLLNPITEEQLVVPPLPARYHYSSGSGQGQPAPSVRRWHEAYSFGVHAGGGVVAELAAAGRAIGSLGSGGVVSVDGTTYWLANDGDAGKVVSLDLGDECLHASPLPVTTKPGVALTVVHGRLGVALDRNGKTDVWVLEGRRWSRRYEVQLDGRQRLTSPRFAHGKYVLTEKEVTERWRQGSDIYGHRLTEKRSLLLCNVSRSREPAVRGVQGSIDRAFAYVPTMEPLSVYASRL